Below is a window of Pseudarthrobacter equi DNA.
CACGTGGTCAGCGGGCAGGAACTGCGGGCCACGTTCGACGCCGGCCAGAACGCCGACGACACTGCCCGTGTACGGCGCCGGGTGCTGCACGGCGTGGTCCTGGTGCTCCTGATCGGGCTGATCGCAGCGGGCATTATCACGGCCCTTGCCATCATCAACGGGAGATTCAGCATCCCCTCTGCGGAACCTGCCGCGAAGACCGTCAGTGCCTGCCCGGCCGCGACGTTCGACTACACGCCGAACGAACAGGTCAACCTCAACGTCTACAACTCCACCAGCAGGCCAGGGCTGGCGAAATCCGTGGCGGATGATTTCCTGGCGCGCAAATTCGTGGTGGCGACGGTCGGCAACACCGAACCGAGCTACCGCGGGGTTGCCGCCGTGATCTCCGGGGCTGCCGGGCAGTCCGCAGCCTTCAGTGTCCAGCGGAACCTGCCGGGCTCGGACTATTTCCAGGACAGCCGGACGGACGGGACCGTGGACGTCATCCTGTCGCAGGATTATCGGGCCCTCGCGCCGGCGGAACTGGTGGACCAGACTCCCGGCACGCTGAGCTGCCCCAGGGAAAGCCGGCGGGTGGCCGACGATGACATGTGGCCCGTGATCCCCTCGGCAGCGCCCGCTTCCTGACGCCCGTTGCCCTATCAGATCGGGCTGCAAAACCGGGGTTTTGGGGGCTCGGAGTGATGGGCGAACTCAGCCGGCCAGGGCGCGAAGTGAAGCCAACCGCACGGGCCGGCCGCCGTCGTCGAACCTTGCCCCGGCGCCCAGCTGGATGAACCGCACGGTGCGCGCCACGCGCGCTTCCAGTTCCGCGGGCTCGTCGCTGCCCCTGGCCGCGCTCGAGGACAGGGTTCCCAGGATCAGCTGCGACTGCTGGCCCACGTCCGCGGCAGGCAGGTAGCCCTGGTCCATGCCGTCACGCAGGATGCCCTGCAGCAGGACGCTCAGCTCACCGACGTGGTCGGCGAGTTTGGCAAAGGACGACGGCGAGAGCACCGCGCCCATGGCGGGTCCGGGCGGCAGGTGGCGCCGTGTGAGGTCCTCCACCTGCGCGCGCACGTACAGGGCCAGCCGCTCCACCGGATTGTCCAGCCGGCTGAGGGCTTCCCGCAGCTCCGTGAGGAATTTTTCCGTTTCCTCCAGGGCGTAGGAGATCAGCAGCTCTTCGATGTCCGCGTAGTAGTTGTACACGGCGGTGCGCCCCACGCCGGCGTGCCGGGCGACGTCGGTCATGGTCAGCCCGGGCAGGCCGTGCGAGAAGAGCAGCTCGCCGAAGGCCGTCAGGATGCGGCGTTGGGTATCGGCGCGTTGTGCTGCATTGGTGGCCGCTGAAATCCTGGGCATACAGACACTTTACCGCGATGTGTCACTAAACGGTGAGTGCCGCTCCGGCAGCCGGATCAGACGCTGCAGCCGTCCGGGCCGCAGGCTTCGCCGTCGCCGGAATTGACCAGCACCAGGGGGTTGGCGTCCTGCCATGCCTGGTTGAGGGCGGCGGTGAACGTTTCGGCGGGCTGCGCTCCGGAGAGGCCGAATTTCCGGTCGATGACAAAGAACGGCACCCCGCTGATGCCCAGCGCACGGCCTTCCTCGAAATCGTTGCGCACGTCGTCGGCGTACTTGTCGGAGGTGAAAAGCGCCTCGACTTCGGCGTCCGGAATTTCGAGGTCGCCGGCCAGCGCGGTGAGGTAGTCCTGGCTGCCGATGTCCTTGCCGTGCTCGAAGTGGTCGCTGAGCAGGCGCTCCTTGGCCGCGTCCTGCCTGCCGTGGGCGGCAGCGAGGTGGATCAGGCGGTGCGCGGTGAAGCTGTTGGCCACCACCACCTTGTCGAACTGGTACTCCAGGCCTTCACCCTTGGCCTGCTCCGCCACGTGCTCGAACATCTGGGAGACCTGCTGCGGTGCCATGCCCTTGCGGGTGCTGAGGTACTCGAGTTCGGTGCCGTCGTAGTGCTCGGGGAGGCCGGGATCCAGCTGGTAGCTGCGCCACTGCACCTCAACCGCGTCGCGGTGCGGGAACTCGGCCAGGGCTGCCTCGAAGCGGCGCTTGCCAATGAAACACCACGGGCAGGCAACGTCGGACCAGATCTCAATCTTCATGGACTGCATAACCGGTGCGGTTCTGCAGCCATTCCGGACCCGCGTGTGAGATACCCCACGGTAGGTCTTGTGGACCGCCGGATCCTGCGCAATAGTCTGAACAGAGGCCCAGTATTGGACCGCGGAAACCCAAACATTCCAC
It encodes the following:
- a CDS encoding LytR C-terminal domain-containing protein, which encodes MARKKKPQDVSVLHGHHVVSGQELRATFDAGQNADDTARVRRRVLHGVVLVLLIGLIAAGIITALAIINGRFSIPSAEPAAKTVSACPAATFDYTPNEQVNLNVYNSTSRPGLAKSVADDFLARKFVVATVGNTEPSYRGVAAVISGAAGQSAAFSVQRNLPGSDYFQDSRTDGTVDVILSQDYRALAPAELVDQTPGTLSCPRESRRVADDDMWPVIPSAAPAS
- a CDS encoding DsbA family oxidoreductase, which translates into the protein MKIEIWSDVACPWCFIGKRRFEAALAEFPHRDAVEVQWRSYQLDPGLPEHYDGTELEYLSTRKGMAPQQVSQMFEHVAEQAKGEGLEYQFDKVVVANSFTAHRLIHLAAAHGRQDAAKERLLSDHFEHGKDIGSQDYLTALAGDLEIPDAEVEALFTSDKYADDVRNDFEEGRALGISGVPFFVIDRKFGLSGAQPAETFTAALNQAWQDANPLVLVNSGDGEACGPDGCSV
- a CDS encoding TetR/AcrR family transcriptional regulator; this translates as MPRISAATNAAQRADTQRRILTAFGELLFSHGLPGLTMTDVARHAGVGRTAVYNYYADIEELLISYALEETEKFLTELREALSRLDNPVERLALYVRAQVEDLTRRHLPPGPAMGAVLSPSSFAKLADHVGELSVLLQGILRDGMDQGYLPAADVGQQSQLILGTLSSSAARGSDEPAELEARVARTVRFIQLGAGARFDDGGRPVRLASLRALAG